A genome region from Baekduia alba includes the following:
- a CDS encoding AMP-binding protein, producing the protein MTTALVRGPAEPGLLHQTIGVHLRDIARRHADRDALVSRHQGIRLTYAQLDVEVDRVAQALLAYGIGKGERIGVWSPNCAEWTLLQFATARIGAILVNINPAYRTSELAYALSQSGARLLFAPPTFKSSNYFEMIEAVDADVPALERVVWIGDQAWNDFLATGKKVTHHTVLDRESSLDPTDPINIQYTSGTTGAPKGATLSHLNILNNGFLVGEGCRYTEADRVCIPVPFYHCFGMVMGNLGAVTHGACMVIPAPSFDAGATLEAVAAEHCTSLYGVPTMFIAELEHPDFASFDLSSLRTGIMAGSPCPVEVMKRVIEDMHMSEVTICYGMTETSPVSTQTAADDPLDKRVGTVGRVHPHLEIKIADPATGETCAVGETGELCTKGYSVMLGYWDDAERTSEVLIDGWMHTGDLATIDDDGYVNIVGRIKDMIIRGGENVYPRELEEFLYGHPDVADVQVIGVPDERYGEELMAWIIPRAGVELDGEAVREYCRDKIAHFKVPRYVKVVDAFPMTVTGKVQKFKLREAAIAELGLGAVAGIRTA; encoded by the coding sequence ATGACGACCGCCCTAGTCCGCGGGCCCGCCGAGCCCGGGCTGCTGCACCAGACCATCGGCGTGCACCTGCGCGACATCGCGCGGCGGCACGCCGATCGCGACGCGCTGGTCAGCCGCCACCAGGGCATCCGGCTGACCTACGCGCAGCTCGACGTCGAGGTCGACCGCGTCGCGCAGGCCCTGCTCGCCTACGGGATCGGCAAGGGCGAGCGCATCGGCGTGTGGAGCCCGAACTGCGCCGAATGGACGCTGCTGCAGTTCGCGACCGCGCGCATCGGCGCCATCCTGGTGAACATCAACCCCGCCTACCGCACGAGCGAGCTGGCCTACGCCTTGAGCCAGTCGGGCGCGCGGCTGCTGTTCGCGCCGCCGACGTTCAAGTCCTCCAACTACTTCGAGATGATCGAGGCCGTCGACGCCGACGTGCCCGCGCTGGAGCGCGTGGTGTGGATCGGCGACCAGGCCTGGAACGACTTCCTGGCCACCGGCAAGAAGGTCACGCACCACACCGTGCTCGACCGCGAGTCCTCACTGGACCCGACCGACCCCATCAACATCCAGTACACGAGCGGGACGACCGGCGCGCCCAAGGGCGCGACGCTGAGCCACCTCAACATCCTCAACAACGGCTTCCTGGTCGGCGAGGGCTGCCGCTACACCGAGGCCGACCGCGTCTGCATCCCGGTCCCGTTCTACCACTGCTTCGGCATGGTCATGGGCAACCTCGGCGCGGTGACCCACGGCGCGTGCATGGTGATCCCGGCGCCGTCCTTCGACGCGGGCGCGACGCTCGAGGCGGTCGCGGCCGAGCACTGCACGTCGCTCTACGGCGTCCCGACGATGTTCATCGCCGAGCTCGAGCACCCGGACTTCGCGTCGTTCGACCTGTCCTCGCTGCGCACCGGGATCATGGCGGGCTCGCCGTGCCCGGTCGAGGTCATGAAGCGCGTGATCGAGGACATGCACATGAGCGAGGTGACCATCTGCTACGGGATGACCGAGACCTCGCCGGTGTCCACGCAGACGGCCGCCGACGACCCGCTCGACAAGCGTGTCGGCACCGTCGGCCGCGTGCACCCACACCTCGAGATCAAGATCGCCGACCCGGCGACGGGCGAGACCTGCGCGGTCGGCGAGACTGGCGAGCTGTGCACCAAGGGCTACAGCGTCATGTTGGGGTACTGGGACGACGCCGAGCGCACGAGCGAGGTCCTGATCGACGGCTGGATGCACACCGGCGACCTCGCGACGATCGACGACGACGGCTACGTCAACATCGTCGGCCGGATCAAGGACATGATCATCCGCGGCGGGGAGAACGTGTACCCGCGCGAGCTGGAGGAGTTCCTCTACGGCCACCCCGACGTCGCCGACGTGCAGGTCATCGGCGTGCCCGACGAGCGCTACGGCGAGGAGCTGATGGCCTGGATCATCCCGCGCGCCGGCGTCGAGCTCGACGGCGAGGCGGTCCGCGAGTACTGCCGCGACAAGATCGCGCACTTCAAGGTCCCGCGCTATGTGAAGGTCGTGGACGCGTTCCCGATGACCGTCACCGGGAAGGTCCAGAAGTTCAAGCTGCGCGAGGCGGCGATCGCCGAACTGGGGCTCGGGGCGGTGGCGGGGATCAGGACGGCGTAG
- a CDS encoding STAS domain-containing protein, translating to MKQPPAVTILTGELDLHASRTLGQRLSEEVGAGVTASDVILDLSAVSFIDSSALGVIVQADQRLGRQGRGLALVAPEGTAAADLVKITHVDRSLRVAATREEAQARLAETTTATATAATATAAANGDTAAPPPTPS from the coding sequence ATGAAGCAGCCGCCTGCCGTCACGATCCTCACCGGAGAGCTCGATCTCCATGCGTCGCGCACGCTCGGCCAACGCCTGAGCGAGGAGGTGGGCGCCGGTGTGACGGCGTCCGACGTCATCCTCGACCTGTCCGCGGTGTCGTTCATCGACTCCAGCGCGCTCGGTGTGATCGTCCAGGCCGACCAGCGTCTGGGCCGCCAGGGCCGCGGGCTCGCGCTCGTCGCGCCGGAGGGCACGGCCGCCGCGGATCTCGTCAAGATCACCCACGTCGACCGCAGCCTCCGCGTCGCCGCGACGCGCGAGGAGGCGCAGGCCAGGCTGGCGGAGACCACCACCGCCACCGCCACCGCCGCCACCGCCACCGCCGCCGCCAACGGCGACACGGCGGCGCCGCCGCCTACGCCGTCCTGA